The following proteins come from a genomic window of Ictalurus furcatus strain D&B chromosome 14, Billie_1.0, whole genome shotgun sequence:
- the cracr2b gene encoding EF-hand calcium-binding domain-containing protein 4A isoform X2, which produces MSGWLRDGEVLEGQGSGQSSPRSPRFRTPTSGRGARPSPNSAAFRTPQDTMKKAKELFGLCDKENKGFITKRDLQRLQGEVPLTPEQLESVFESLDRDRNGFLTPLEFHTGLGELVEECEEKDPAELRFTQILIELGADKLLKDQWELCSLWCDLQKDRPELLNLLEEILSHAVAHLQDALREKDNLEETLRRREDDHDRVVRSLYEDLENQLKEEREKRVTRDSAIQGDKREQLLQELRTREQELEFTLTKQRELETRIKALCQDQANTRGQNQRLQLVNADLREQLEESREELQKALNQLQILQETLTDQQESKQRQVLKVSRNMQKERESLMRQLDLLRDMNKRLRDEKDAQQDQKRVSHRQSFMPPLPSYPQCNCGQDTPPWDT; this is translated from the exons ATGTCAGGCTGGTTAAGAGATGGAGAGGTGCTAGAGGGTCAGGGCAGTGGCCAGTCGTCTCCTCGTAGCCCTAGATTTAGGACCCCAACATCAGGGAGAGGAGCAAGGCCCTCACCTAACAGTGCAGCCTTCAGGACCCCGCAGGACACAATGAAGAAAGCCAAAGAGCTGTTTGGGCTGTGTGATAAAGAGAACAAGGGCTTCATCACCAAGAGAGACTTGCAG CGGTTGCAAGGAGAGGTGCCTCTGACTCCAGAGCAGCTGGAGTCCGTGTTTGAGAGCTTGGACCGTGACAGAAATGGCTTCCTCACGCCTCTCGAGTTTCACACCGGCCtag GTGAGCTGGTAGAAGAGTGTGAGGAGAAAGATCCAGCAGAGCTCAGATTCACACAGATTCTTATAGAGCTTGGAGCAGATAAACTCCTGAAAGA tcaGTGGGAGCTGTGTTCCCTTTGGTGTGATTTGCAGAAAGACAGGCCTGAGTTGTTGAATCTGCTGGAGGAAATCCTTTCCCACGCCGTGGCTCATCTTCAGGATGCGTTGAGAGAGAAGGACAATTTGGAAGAAACTCTACGCAG ACGAGAAGACGACCATGACAGAGTGGTGCGCTCGCTTTACGAAGACCTCGAGAACCAACTCAAAGAAGAGCGAGAGAAACGAGTCACTCGG GACAGTGCGATACAGGGGGACAAAAGAGAGCAGCTTCTGCAGGAGCTGAGGACAAGAGAGCAGGAACTAGAGTTCACACTGACCAAGCAGAGAGAG CTGGAGACTAGGATCAAGGCTCTGTGCCAGGACCAGGCGAACACTCGGGGGCAGAACCAAAGGCTGCAGCTCGTGAACGCAGATTTGCGGGAACAGTTGGAGGAGAGCCGGGAGGAGCTACAGAAGGCACTTAACCAGCTGCAGATCCTGCAGGAAACACTCACGGATCAGCAGGAGAGCAAGCAGAG GCAAGTGTTGAAAGTCTCCAGAAAcatgcagaaagagagagagagcctgatgAGGCAGCTGGATCTTCTCAG GGACATGAACAAGCGTTTGCGGGATGAGAAGGATGCACAGCAGGATCAGAAGAGGGTTAGTCACAGACAATCCTTCATGCCTCCTCTTCCATCTTACCCACAATGCAACTGTGGCCAAGATACCCCACCGTGGG
- the tmem258 gene encoding transmembrane protein 258, with product MELEAMTRYTSPVNPAVFPHLTVVLLAIGMFFTAWFFVYEVTSTKYTRDIYKELLISLVASLFMGFGVLFLLLWVGIYV from the exons ATG GAGCTGGAGGCCATGACCAGATACACGAGTCCGGTGAACCCGGCCGTGTTTCCTCACCTCACCGTGGTGCTGCTCGCCATCGGCATGTTCTTCACAGCGTGGTTCTTTGT CTACGAGGTAACGTCCACGAAATACACACGAGACATATACAAGGAGCTGCTCATCTCACTGGTCGCGTCACTCTTCATGGGCTTCGGCGTTCTCTTCCTGCTGCTTTGGGTTGGAATCTACGTGTGA
- the tmem138 gene encoding transmembrane protein 138 gives MLQTNNYSLVLLIQLSLLAFDLFVNSFCELLRTAPVIQLVLFIIQDIAILFNVIIILLMMFNTYVFQVGLLSLLLERFRALLILSAVYLTLSICLHCWLMNLRWMESNRFVWTDGLQVLFVFQRLAAVLYYYLYKRSTEYLGDPRLYEDCPWLRDAFARARL, from the exons ATGCTCCAGACCAATAACTACTCGCTGGTGCTTCTGATCCAGCTTTCTCTTCTGGCCTTCGACCTGTTTGTCAACTCTTTCTGCGAACTTCTGAGGACAGCTCCGGTCATCCAACTCGTGCTGTTCAT AATCCAGGACATCGCCATCCTCTTCaacgtcatcatcatcctgcTGATGATGTTCAACACGTACGTGTTCCAGGTGGGACTTCTGTCTCTGCTGTTGGAGAGGTTCAGAGCTCTGCTCATCCTGTCTGCTGTCTACCTCACACTCAGCATCTGTCTTCACTGCTGGCTCATG AATCTGAGGTGGATGGAGTCGAATCGTTTCGTCTGGACGGACGGCTTGCAGGTGCTCTTTGTGTTCCAGAGACTAG CTGCAGTTTTGTATTACTACTTGTACAAGCGCAGCACCGAGTATCTCGGAGATCCGAGACTGTACGAGGACTGTCCCTGGCTGCGGGATGCTTTTGCTCGAGCTCGCTTATGA